In the Maribacter sp. MJ134 genome, one interval contains:
- a CDS encoding helix-turn-helix domain-containing protein — MPVIDKKSIAVLPFVNLSNDINNEYFCDGLTEEIINALASIKVLLVTSRTSSFYFKNKKATSKEIREKLKVATFIEGSVRTSKNKMRITVQMIDALDDFHFWSETFDRNPENIFEIQDEISLFIAEKLREHIGHLEIEDKLVEAIDVPVAIYREYLKGRYYIMKLDYKNSIKGINILKEVIHKSPNFSNPYLDINLAYVNMGTMGLLPAFEAYEKAQPYLLKALELDPNSSRSQLNLAWIECWQNWNLKKAYEHANKALEMQQADDIYLTISNFLTVEGKLDAASNYLDKALQLDPYAAINHHYKGFLYYLKEDYKTAIPYLKKALDLDPKLPFPPIYIGICLLMSGKPNEALTYFGSLEGVSVKDLTKLGGETMCYAKLNETEKCNDGLKELETYLNTDLVDKAFTFLILVNALLGNNEKVIDLITQAYNNRLPVILLLNPSPILKPVKNHKRFKDIMLKAIPDNLNYKQKKKYKQALLDSNEIKKYCKELEQIMIDYKLYLNPDLSLKDLASYLELPANYVSQLLNLGFQKNFSEYINTFRVNEFKERVLLEENKGLTIMAVAYDSGFNSKTVFNTFFKKIEGTTPNTYLKSVQKK, encoded by the coding sequence ATGCCTGTAATCGATAAGAAATCAATAGCTGTCTTGCCATTTGTTAATTTGAGTAATGATATTAACAATGAATATTTCTGCGATGGCTTAACCGAAGAAATAATTAACGCCTTAGCATCTATAAAGGTATTATTAGTGACCTCTCGTACTTCTTCCTTCTATTTTAAAAACAAAAAAGCAACCTCTAAAGAAATAAGGGAAAAACTAAAGGTAGCTACATTTATAGAAGGCAGTGTAAGGACATCCAAAAATAAAATGCGCATTACTGTGCAAATGATAGATGCTTTGGATGACTTTCATTTCTGGTCAGAAACTTTTGATAGAAATCCTGAAAATATTTTTGAAATTCAAGATGAAATTAGTCTGTTTATCGCTGAAAAATTACGCGAACACATAGGGCATCTCGAAATCGAAGATAAGCTAGTAGAAGCTATTGATGTACCTGTAGCTATTTATAGAGAATATTTGAAAGGAAGGTACTACATCATGAAACTAGATTATAAAAACTCTATAAAGGGTATCAATATCTTAAAAGAAGTAATACATAAATCACCCAATTTTTCAAATCCCTATTTAGATATAAATCTAGCCTATGTTAATATGGGAACTATGGGGCTTTTGCCCGCATTTGAAGCATACGAGAAGGCCCAACCTTATTTGTTAAAGGCATTAGAGCTAGACCCAAACTCATCAAGGTCACAATTGAATTTGGCTTGGATAGAATGCTGGCAAAACTGGAATCTTAAGAAAGCTTACGAACATGCCAATAAGGCTTTGGAGATGCAACAAGCAGACGATATTTACTTAACCATTTCTAATTTTTTGACCGTAGAAGGAAAATTAGATGCGGCAAGTAATTATCTTGACAAAGCCTTACAGTTAGATCCTTATGCCGCTATAAATCATCATTACAAGGGTTTTTTATACTACTTGAAGGAAGATTATAAAACTGCGATACCTTATCTAAAAAAGGCATTAGATTTAGACCCTAAGTTACCCTTTCCACCAATTTATATAGGGATTTGTTTATTGATGTCAGGCAAACCAAATGAAGCTTTGACATATTTCGGTTCACTTGAAGGAGTTTCTGTGAAAGACCTCACCAAATTAGGAGGTGAAACCATGTGCTATGCAAAACTCAATGAAACGGAAAAGTGTAATGATGGATTAAAAGAATTAGAGACGTATTTAAATACTGATCTTGTAGATAAGGCATTTACGTTTTTGATATTAGTAAATGCCTTGTTAGGTAATAACGAAAAGGTAATTGATTTAATAACTCAAGCATACAATAATCGTTTGCCCGTAATTTTATTACTTAATCCATCACCAATTCTTAAACCTGTTAAAAATCACAAAAGGTTTAAAGACATCATGCTAAAAGCCATTCCAGATAATTTAAATTATAAACAGAAAAAGAAGTATAAACAGGCTTTACTAGATTCCAACGAAATCAAAAAGTACTGCAAGGAACTAGAGCAAATAATGATAGACTACAAACTGTATTTAAATCCAGACCTATCCTTAAAAGATTTAGCTTCTTACTTGGAACTTCCTGCCAATTATGTCTCGCAATTATTAAACTTGGGGTTTCAAAAAAACTTCTCTGAGTATATCAATACCTTTAGGGTTAACGAATTTAAAGAGCGCGTTCTTCTAGAAGAAAACAAAGGATTAACCATAATGGCTGTGGCATACGATAGTGGTTTTAATTCTAAAACCGTATTTAATACGTTTTTTAAAAAAATAGAAGGCACAACACCAAACACTTACCTAAAAAGTGTCCAAAAAAAGTAG
- a CDS encoding CocE/NonD family hydrolase produces MKRILLILFLIHLTSFGQGFEFKTVPKSNAKALANQMQALAVSYPLKELAGLDLIKVQIVSEKYDDAIATIEKETKDKPKTEQIYLDLYHQYAKAKLTPNFQVAFRELYKSYVTKADDFQALNLDDTLIARDGTDYFIADFERTYENLTTETISNDTAQNLIHKYFLKMVYESTRDLFFEAIKQDHKRRYRINDSIIVPMKDGAEVSVVVVERKESVKAKKPAILIASIYAGTNETGAMLSASKGYVGVIANTRGKRLSKGAVKPLEHENTDVYEVIDWISKQPWSNQKVGMYGGSYNGFTQWASMKYKVHPALKTIVPMVAIAPGIDYPMENNILHNYSYSWNFYVTNTKFLDFKASQDFTRWNTLKNTWYTSGVAFNRLDSLDGHVNRLWNTYMQHPSYDAYWKKMIPYKQEFSKINIPILTITGYYDDSQRGALYYYDQHTKYVKNPNHYVLVGPYDHWTAQTQPQEFLRNYKLDKTALIDIRYDLVYQWFDYILKGKEKPSILKDKVNFQVMGTNTWMHKPSLSAMTNDTLTFHLSDAKSDEFYALKSKSNASKINLTVDFKDRESMNNTGYYPWPLEKENINIKDGLLFKSEPLEEDVIINGSFLGNLEFTINKKDVDYSVILYHLTPEGNYFHLSYYIGRASYATDREQRNLLTPNQKTQVSFDNSKLISKKLQKGSRMVAVVNVNKNNNAQLNYGTGKDVNEENIKDAEVPLKIIFSGNSSISLPVWYSLKE; encoded by the coding sequence ATGAAAAGAATATTGCTGATATTATTTCTAATTCATCTTACTTCTTTTGGACAAGGATTTGAATTTAAAACGGTACCAAAGTCCAATGCTAAGGCGCTTGCCAATCAAATGCAAGCTTTGGCTGTATCCTATCCGCTAAAAGAATTGGCAGGATTGGACTTAATCAAGGTTCAAATCGTAAGTGAAAAATATGACGATGCCATAGCAACTATCGAGAAAGAAACTAAGGACAAGCCAAAAACGGAACAGATCTATTTAGATTTATATCACCAGTATGCCAAAGCAAAACTCACACCTAACTTTCAAGTGGCCTTTAGAGAATTATATAAATCCTATGTGACAAAGGCCGATGATTTTCAGGCACTGAATTTAGATGACACATTAATTGCGAGAGATGGTACGGACTATTTTATTGCTGATTTTGAACGTACTTATGAAAATTTAACTACTGAAACGATTTCGAATGATACTGCACAAAATTTAATCCACAAATATTTCTTGAAAATGGTTTATGAATCCACAAGAGATCTGTTTTTTGAAGCAATAAAACAAGACCATAAACGCAGATATCGTATAAATGACAGTATAATAGTGCCCATGAAAGATGGGGCAGAGGTTTCCGTAGTAGTGGTTGAAAGAAAAGAATCTGTTAAAGCGAAGAAACCGGCCATCTTAATTGCTTCTATTTATGCAGGTACCAATGAGACTGGGGCAATGTTATCCGCCTCAAAAGGCTATGTTGGAGTAATCGCCAATACAAGGGGGAAACGATTAAGCAAAGGAGCGGTAAAGCCTCTAGAACATGAAAATACAGATGTTTATGAAGTGATTGATTGGATTAGCAAGCAGCCTTGGTCCAATCAAAAAGTAGGAATGTACGGTGGTAGTTATAACGGATTTACCCAATGGGCATCCATGAAATATAAAGTGCATCCAGCTTTAAAAACCATTGTTCCCATGGTAGCCATTGCACCAGGAATTGATTACCCAATGGAAAATAATATACTACATAATTATTCCTATTCTTGGAATTTTTATGTAACCAATACTAAGTTTTTGGATTTTAAAGCCTCCCAAGATTTTACTCGATGGAATACCTTAAAAAATACGTGGTATACCTCTGGAGTTGCCTTTAATAGATTAGATAGCTTGGATGGACACGTAAATAGATTATGGAATACCTATATGCAGCATCCTAGTTATGATGCTTATTGGAAGAAAATGATTCCTTATAAACAAGAATTTTCAAAAATCAACATTCCAATTTTGACCATAACAGGCTATTATGACGATTCTCAAAGAGGAGCCCTATATTATTATGACCAGCATACTAAGTATGTAAAAAATCCAAATCACTATGTATTGGTTGGACCTTACGATCATTGGACGGCACAAACCCAACCTCAGGAGTTCTTAAGGAATTACAAATTAGATAAAACCGCCTTAATTGACATTAGATATGACTTGGTTTATCAATGGTTCGATTACATCTTAAAAGGTAAAGAAAAACCAAGTATTCTAAAGGATAAAGTGAATTTTCAGGTAATGGGAACCAATACATGGATGCACAAACCGAGTTTAAGTGCCATGACCAACGATACCTTGACTTTTCATTTAAGTGATGCTAAATCGGATGAATTTTATGCGCTTAAATCGAAATCGAATGCTTCCAAAATTAACTTAACCGTTGATTTTAAAGATAGAGAAAGCATGAATAACACAGGGTATTATCCTTGGCCTTTAGAAAAAGAAAACATCAATATAAAGGATGGATTGCTTTTTAAATCGGAACCCTTAGAGGAGGATGTGATTATAAATGGATCCTTCCTCGGAAATCTTGAATTTACTATCAATAAAAAAGATGTGGATTATTCCGTTATCCTATATCACTTAACGCCAGAAGGGAACTACTTTCATTTAAGCTATTATATTGGTAGAGCGAGTTATGCTACAGATCGAGAACAAAGAAATTTATTGACACCGAATCAAAAAACGCAAGTGTCTTTCGACAATTCTAAACTAATCAGTAAAAAGCTACAAAAAGGAAGTAGGATGGTAGCTGTGGTCAATGTGAATAAAAACAATAATGCACAACTTAATTATGGAACGGGGAAGGATGTGAATGAAGAAAATATTAAAGATGCAGAAGTCCCGTTAAAAATTATATTTTCAGGTAATAGTAGTATTTCCTTACCGGTTTGGTATTCCCTAAAGGAATAA
- a CDS encoding LytR/AlgR family response regulator transcription factor codes for MKTYKAVIIDDERLAREEVKRALKKYPEFIVVGEANNVDAAIKLVADEDPDLLFLDIHMPEKSGFDLLEELTTVPEVVFTTAYDQYAVKAFELNALDYLVKPLREERFAKTIEKVKQELAEKAKVSQDVLPMHKKIFIKDGEKCYFIPISDIYYIESMDNYARLYFGGKKAMIKRSLNLLEKKLDTTVFFRANRSQIINTHFIKEIHPHFNNKLHIILISGEKIEVSSRQSVKFKNWNSL; via the coding sequence ATGAAAACATATAAAGCGGTTATTATCGATGATGAACGTTTAGCGCGAGAAGAGGTAAAACGTGCTTTAAAAAAATATCCGGAATTTATCGTGGTTGGAGAGGCAAACAATGTGGATGCGGCTATAAAATTAGTAGCGGACGAAGATCCAGACCTATTGTTTTTGGACATACACATGCCTGAAAAGTCAGGATTTGATTTATTAGAAGAATTAACCACCGTTCCAGAAGTTGTTTTTACAACTGCGTATGACCAATACGCTGTAAAAGCTTTCGAATTAAACGCATTGGACTATTTGGTTAAACCTTTACGGGAAGAACGCTTTGCAAAAACCATAGAAAAAGTAAAACAGGAGTTGGCAGAGAAGGCAAAGGTGTCACAAGATGTTTTGCCCATGCATAAAAAGATTTTTATTAAAGACGGCGAAAAATGTTATTTCATTCCAATTTCTGATATCTACTATATTGAATCGATGGATAATTATGCGCGCCTATACTTTGGTGGTAAAAAGGCTATGATCAAACGTTCATTAAATCTACTTGAAAAAAAGTTAGATACCACCGTGTTTTTTAGAGCCAATAGGAGTCAAATTATCAACACACATTTTATTAAAGAAATTCACCCGCATTTTAATAATAAGCTACACATCATCTTGATTTCTGGTGAAAAGATTGAAGTTTCAAGCCGACAGTCTGTTAAGTTTAAAAACTGGAATAGCTTATAA
- a CDS encoding sensor histidine kinase → MNISTKTLKSNRTNALYWKCQLLGWCTVSVYWAYTVYTRDDYGVFYTFCNYVLDVAIGIFLTHMYRTYALKANWSQLPIKKLLVRVIPSILLLAFLYVLLNNLKWYGYWTLIAEEDKNIWVSLLYWDPILLTGLRLMSIWILAYHLYHYYQKEVVTAREYAQLSLVAKQAQLDNLSAQLNPHFLFNSLNSIKSLIVENPNVARRGIDLLSDLLRSSLYEKDKDLISVKNELALVNDYIELEKLRFEERLEIDITLDKTLAHFKIPTLSIQLLIENAIKHGIDKVIEGGLITLKIDKNGDQVYIQVQNPGKLNDTKSANGLGLMNLKKRLELQYNKEASFTLEEIANNIVQATILVPYRADENI, encoded by the coding sequence ATGAATATCAGTACAAAAACACTCAAAAGTAATAGAACAAACGCCCTTTATTGGAAGTGCCAATTACTAGGATGGTGTACTGTTTCTGTTTATTGGGCATACACGGTATACACAAGAGATGACTATGGGGTGTTTTACACTTTCTGTAATTATGTTTTAGATGTTGCCATTGGAATTTTCCTGACCCACATGTACAGAACATATGCTTTAAAGGCAAATTGGAGTCAATTACCCATTAAAAAGCTGCTTGTTCGTGTAATTCCCAGTATACTTTTATTGGCTTTTTTATATGTGCTTTTAAACAATTTGAAGTGGTATGGCTATTGGACCTTGATAGCGGAAGAAGATAAGAATATATGGGTATCGCTTCTTTATTGGGATCCCATATTACTTACCGGTTTACGGTTAATGTCTATCTGGATTTTAGCGTATCATCTGTATCATTATTATCAAAAAGAAGTTGTAACGGCAAGAGAATATGCTCAACTTTCCTTAGTGGCGAAACAAGCACAATTAGATAATTTATCGGCTCAACTAAACCCACATTTTTTATTTAATTCCTTGAATTCCATAAAGTCCTTAATTGTTGAGAACCCTAATGTAGCCAGACGTGGGATAGACTTATTGTCCGACTTATTACGTTCCTCTTTATATGAAAAAGATAAAGACTTAATTTCAGTAAAAAACGAATTAGCTTTAGTAAATGATTACATAGAGTTGGAAAAACTTCGTTTTGAAGAACGATTGGAAATAGACATCACTCTTGATAAGACGTTAGCCCATTTTAAAATTCCAACCTTGAGCATCCAATTATTGATAGAAAATGCCATTAAACACGGAATTGACAAAGTTATTGAAGGTGGGTTAATAACTTTGAAAATTGATAAGAACGGAGATCAAGTCTATATACAAGTTCAAAATCCAGGAAAATTAAATGATACTAAATCTGCAAATGGTTTAGGTTTAATGAACTTAAAGAAGCGCTTGGAGCTTCAATATAATAAAGAGGCTTCTTTTACTTTAGAAGAAATAGCTAATAATATAGTACAAGCGACTATACTAGTACCCTACAGAGCAGATGAAAACATATAA
- a CDS encoding ABC transporter permease/M1 family aminopeptidase: protein MKNNSPIVIAKTMGAITGIFMILASMIMGVSVLRDFEYNIESLLFSAPINKKDYLQGRFLGSFAVLLFAFTGILFGMMLSEFMPWHNPEDLLGFNAIVYIKTFLMVTLPTLFFGASLFFVTGALSRNLVVVYTQGIILFVIFMLTKAITHEFWQAILDPFSLTTTTFATKSWSALEKSTQELTFLGVLMYNKLFWVTLGILALIYGYKKFNFNVVKEKQSKRKRIQKLAAKSAYVNTDIEIPKVKKQYGLPSKWTQLKEFSWFYFISICKQASFWGIVICGMIIILINSVNLGTVYGVDSYPATYFIVEELQETSIYFFIIVLVFYSGELVWKERSAKLNLIYDATPMSSFLKLAGKYIGLNLIYVVLMLALIGSGIIFQTLRGYYKYEFQVYFYGFFLEILPFLALYTCIAFFIQSMVNHKFVGIMLVIVFFIANVALGLFGFDHDLYFFGGSALGTYSDMNGYGHFLKPYLLIKLYWFLFGILLLIIGSLVNVRGTETNLMQRIRASKNRLSKPLFIVASMVFLVFILMGSLIFYNTNILNTYWTNTKATEFRVAYEKELKQFEYVPQPKIVDVNLKVELYPSSRDYTVEGYYILKNTNAQPINEIHIQKLIEENITLDAVTFDGGATENNTYATYDYTIYQLHSSLNPGDSIKMNSKQSFTTNGFEAGNSNANIVENGTFFNNKDFPTLGYNRKYELSDRDERSEYNLSERTNRANRNDPKELVNARSGSDSDGIHFEMVIGTEINQTALVPGNLLREWTENNRNYFHYKMEIPMIDFYSIVSARYDIKKDQWISKSDAISKQVDLEVYYHKGHEYNIDRMMMAMKASLDYYSTNFSPYQYEQLRIMEFPRYAQFAQSFPGTVPFSESIGFVLDIDDETDVDMAFYVTAHEIAHQWFAMQVEAANVKGQYFILETLSQYAAMMVLKAHYPKEKVHQFLELQLEKYEEGKLRESGAEPTLALVDNQDYIYYAKGAINMYQFQKAIGEEQVNKALRRFLENWNTTNGKLKMKTNRYATSQDLLGYFRAVTPDSLQHILVDQFESVKPVEL, encoded by the coding sequence ATGAAAAATAATTCACCCATAGTGATTGCAAAAACTATGGGAGCCATTACCGGTATATTTATGATTTTAGCGTCAATGATAATGGGCGTTTCCGTACTAAGGGATTTTGAATACAATATTGAATCATTGCTATTTTCTGCACCAATCAACAAAAAAGATTATTTACAAGGTCGATTTTTAGGATCGTTTGCAGTTTTGCTATTTGCATTTACAGGTATTTTATTTGGCATGATGCTAAGCGAATTTATGCCATGGCATAATCCAGAAGATCTATTAGGGTTTAATGCCATTGTTTATATAAAGACATTTTTAATGGTAACGTTACCAACGTTGTTTTTTGGAGCTTCGTTATTTTTTGTTACAGGTGCTTTAAGCAGAAACCTGGTGGTAGTCTATACACAAGGTATTATTTTATTTGTGATTTTTATGCTAACCAAAGCTATCACTCATGAATTTTGGCAAGCCATTCTAGATCCATTTTCGCTAACAACAACCACTTTTGCGACAAAGTCTTGGTCAGCGTTAGAAAAAAGTACACAAGAACTAACTTTTTTAGGGGTATTGATGTATAACAAACTGTTTTGGGTAACTCTAGGAATACTTGCGCTAATCTATGGTTATAAAAAATTCAATTTTAATGTTGTTAAAGAAAAGCAATCAAAGCGAAAACGAATTCAAAAATTGGCAGCTAAAAGTGCCTATGTAAATACTGATATAGAAATCCCTAAAGTTAAAAAACAATATGGTTTACCATCTAAATGGACACAGTTAAAAGAGTTTTCGTGGTTTTACTTTATCAGTATTTGCAAGCAAGCATCATTTTGGGGAATTGTTATTTGTGGGATGATTATCATCCTCATTAATTCCGTAAATCTCGGTACGGTATATGGCGTTGATAGCTATCCGGCAACCTACTTTATTGTTGAAGAACTTCAAGAAACATCCATTTATTTCTTTATCATCGTTTTGGTCTTTTATTCCGGAGAATTGGTCTGGAAGGAGAGGAGTGCAAAGCTCAATCTAATTTATGATGCAACACCCATGTCTAGCTTTTTAAAATTAGCCGGTAAGTACATTGGGTTGAACTTAATTTATGTTGTACTCATGCTCGCTTTAATTGGGTCGGGAATTATATTTCAAACATTAAGAGGGTATTACAAATATGAATTCCAAGTCTATTTTTATGGTTTCTTCTTAGAGATTTTACCGTTTTTAGCACTGTATACATGCATTGCATTTTTTATTCAATCTATGGTAAACCATAAGTTTGTAGGCATAATGTTGGTGATTGTATTTTTTATTGCCAATGTTGCTTTAGGTTTATTCGGGTTTGATCACGATTTATATTTTTTCGGAGGCAGTGCTTTAGGAACGTATTCTGATATGAATGGTTATGGTCATTTTTTAAAACCCTATCTGTTAATTAAATTGTATTGGTTTCTCTTCGGAATACTATTACTAATTATTGGGTCTTTAGTAAACGTAAGAGGTACTGAAACCAATTTAATGCAACGCATAAGAGCTAGCAAAAACAGATTGAGCAAGCCGCTTTTTATAGTTGCTTCTATGGTCTTTTTAGTATTTATACTAATGGGAAGTTTAATCTTTTACAATACGAATATTTTAAACACCTATTGGACCAATACTAAAGCAACTGAATTTAGAGTAGCTTATGAAAAAGAACTCAAACAGTTTGAATATGTACCACAGCCCAAAATAGTAGATGTGAATTTAAAAGTGGAATTGTATCCTTCATCAAGAGATTATACTGTGGAAGGGTATTATATATTAAAAAACACCAATGCGCAACCCATTAATGAGATTCATATTCAGAAACTAATTGAAGAGAATATCACATTAGATGCTGTCACTTTTGATGGAGGCGCAACAGAAAATAATACATACGCTACCTACGATTATACTATCTATCAGTTGCATAGCTCTTTGAATCCTGGAGATTCAATTAAAATGAACTCTAAGCAATCATTCACTACGAATGGATTTGAAGCAGGTAATTCAAATGCTAATATTGTTGAAAATGGAACATTCTTTAACAATAAAGACTTTCCAACATTAGGCTACAACAGAAAATATGAGCTAAGTGATAGGGATGAACGTTCAGAATATAATTTATCTGAAAGAACAAATAGAGCAAATAGAAATGACCCTAAAGAATTAGTTAATGCAAGATCTGGTAGTGATTCTGACGGTATTCATTTTGAAATGGTCATAGGAACAGAAATTAACCAAACAGCTTTAGTTCCTGGGAATTTATTGAGGGAGTGGACAGAAAATAATCGTAATTATTTTCATTATAAAATGGAAATTCCAATGATTGATTTTTACTCAATTGTTTCAGCAAGGTATGACATAAAAAAAGACCAATGGATTTCAAAATCTGATGCTATTTCGAAACAAGTAGATTTAGAAGTTTACTATCATAAAGGTCATGAGTATAACATAGATAGAATGATGATGGCTATGAAAGCCTCATTGGATTACTATAGCACAAATTTCAGTCCGTATCAATATGAACAGTTACGTATCATGGAGTTTCCGCGTTATGCGCAATTTGCACAATCATTTCCGGGCACTGTTCCATTCTCAGAATCTATAGGTTTTGTTTTAGATATTGATGATGAAACCGATGTAGATATGGCATTTTATGTAACTGCACACGAAATTGCCCACCAATGGTTTGCTATGCAAGTAGAAGCCGCAAATGTAAAAGGGCAATACTTTATTTTGGAAACACTTTCTCAATATGCAGCCATGATGGTTTTAAAAGCGCACTATCCAAAAGAAAAGGTTCATCAATTTTTAGAGTTGCAATTAGAGAAATACGAAGAAGGCAAACTCAGAGAATCTGGAGCAGAACCAACGCTAGCATTAGTAGATAATCAAGACTATATTTATTATGCTAAAGGTGCCATTAACATGTATCAATTTCAAAAGGCAATAGGCGAGGAGCAGGTCAATAAAGCTTTAAGACGCTTTTTGGAAAATTGGAATACCACTAACGGTAAGCTTAAAATGAAAACCAATCGCTATGCCACCAGTCAAGACTTGTTAGGCTATTTTAGAGCGGTTACACCAGATTCGTTACAGCATATACTAGTTGATCAATTTGAAAGTGTTAAGCCTGTAGAATTGTAA
- a CDS encoding ABC transporter ATP-binding protein, translating to MELRIDNLSKTYSNGIKALQNISLDIPTGMFGLLGPNGAGKSTLMRTIATLQEADAGSIILGDIDVLKQKNELRQVLGYLPQQFGLYPKISAEVLLNHFAVLKGITNKNERKELVKALLYKTNLYEVRQQNLKGFSGGMKQRFGIAQALLNNPKLLIVDEPTAGLDPVERNRFYNVLSELGEHTVVILSTHIVDDVKELCTNMAIINKGQVCLKGKPLKILESLKGRVYQKTIEKSELNLYKENYQVISERLFLGKPTIHIVSDTNPGDGFSLINAELEDVYFSEIFNNTNLKSN from the coding sequence ATGGAACTTAGAATTGACAATCTATCAAAAACGTATTCAAACGGAATCAAAGCTTTACAAAACATTTCACTAGATATACCGACAGGCATGTTTGGTCTATTAGGCCCAAATGGTGCAGGCAAGTCTACGTTAATGCGAACTATTGCAACACTGCAAGAAGCCGATGCTGGTTCCATTATTCTTGGAGACATCGATGTATTAAAACAAAAAAATGAATTGCGGCAGGTATTAGGTTATTTACCGCAACAGTTTGGTTTGTATCCAAAAATATCTGCCGAGGTATTACTCAATCATTTCGCAGTGCTTAAAGGCATCACTAATAAAAACGAACGCAAAGAATTGGTGAAAGCGCTATTGTATAAAACCAATTTATATGAGGTGCGACAACAAAATCTTAAAGGATTTTCTGGTGGGATGAAGCAACGTTTTGGTATTGCACAAGCCTTACTTAACAATCCGAAGTTACTTATTGTAGATGAACCAACAGCAGGATTGGATCCTGTAGAACGCAATCGATTTTACAATGTTCTAAGCGAGCTTGGGGAACATACCGTGGTTATTTTATCCACACACATTGTTGACGATGTCAAAGAACTCTGCACAAATATGGCCATTATTAATAAAGGGCAAGTTTGTTTAAAAGGAAAGCCTCTAAAGATTCTAGAAAGTTTAAAAGGTAGAGTTTATCAAAAAACAATCGAAAAATCAGAATTGAACCTATATAAAGAAAATTATCAGGTCATCAGTGAACGATTATTTCTTGGAAAACCAACCATTCATATCGTAAGTGATACGAATCCAGGAGACGGCTTTTCGCTTATTAATGCCGAATTAGAGGATGTCTATTTTTCGGAAATATTCAATAATACTAACCTTAAATCTAATTAG
- a CDS encoding sensor histidine kinase, with product MKLKISDRKKKIINRVYKISLVIIGLVIVIFNDTFGKLEGFAEFVVLYFILLIITIAHWVFKQIKSIIRLKNEKEKTELLHLKSQVNPHFFFNTLNNLYGLMEKDSKEREMVLKLSDMMRYSIYEGQKDRVSLKQELDYLKNYIELQGIRYHKKSDVQFNSEIEHPQVKIMPLLFIILVENAFKHGLENLEKDAYIHINLTEKDNNVNFTIENNFELQQTPNTEGIGLKNLKRRLELVYSNKHSLSFDVTANSYKVKLSLKLK from the coding sequence ATGAAGTTGAAAATATCAGATAGAAAAAAGAAAATTATAAACAGGGTTTATAAGATATCCCTTGTAATTATAGGTTTAGTCATTGTAATCTTTAATGACACTTTTGGTAAATTAGAAGGGTTTGCTGAGTTTGTTGTATTGTACTTTATTCTCTTAATCATTACAATTGCCCACTGGGTTTTTAAACAGATCAAATCAATTATTCGATTAAAGAATGAAAAAGAAAAAACAGAATTACTGCATTTAAAAAGTCAGGTAAACCCACATTTCTTCTTCAATACACTCAACAATTTGTATGGATTAATGGAAAAAGATTCTAAGGAAAGGGAAATGGTACTTAAACTTTCTGATATGATGCGATATAGTATTTATGAGGGCCAAAAAGATCGGGTTAGCCTCAAACAAGAATTAGATTACTTAAAAAACTATATTGAACTTCAAGGAATACGCTATCATAAAAAGTCTGATGTTCAATTTAATTCTGAAATTGAGCATCCGCAAGTTAAAATTATGCCTTTACTATTTATTATTCTAGTAGAGAATGCGTTTAAGCATGGCTTGGAAAATTTAGAAAAAGACGCGTATATCCATATTAATTTAACCGAAAAGGATAATAACGTAAACTTCACAATTGAAAATAATTTTGAATTACAACAAACACCCAATACAGAAGGTATTGGTTTAAAAAACTTAAAGAGAAGATTAGAGCTAGTTTACTCCAATAAGCATTCTCTTTCTTTTGACGTAACCGCCAATAGTTATAAAGTTAAACTATCTCTAAAATTAAAATAA